AGCCCGCCGAACTGGCCGGACAACTCATGCTGAAACGCTACGAAATGAGCCGGTTGCTCGGCAGTCTGGAACAAAAAGGCCTGATCATGCGAACCGCGAGCACGCCGGGAGACAGGCGCCGGGTTACCGTGACCCTGACCCCCAGCGGTCGCCAGGCCTGGCAGACGGGCCTTCAGACCGCCGAGCAGGTCACGCGGCAGTACCTGGCTCACCTCACGCCGTCGGAAGTTCAGGCCCTGATCGGGTCGCTGCACGCCATCACCCCCCCCACAGGAGAATGCTCATGACCAGTTCAGCCCCGAAAGTGCCGGGCACGCCCGGTTGCCCCTTTCACGCCGGCGCGGCGCCCACCGCTTCCCTCACCCGCCGCCCCGCCGCCGATGACGCGCTTGAGCCCGTGCCGACCTTCAATGGCGTCCGCGACATCCTGAAAGACCCTGAACTGAAACAGGCCGGTTTTCTGGCGGGGCTGGTTCAGCAGAGCGCCGGGCAGCAGGGGCACGCCCCGGTGCTGTACCTCCAGGGCGACGAGCACACCGAGATGCGCCGCGCCACTGCCAAATACTTCACGCCCACCGCCGTGAACGCTTACCAGCCCATGATCGCTCGCCTGGCCGACGACCTGATCGGTGAACTCGTCCGCAAGGGGGAAGTCAACCTCGACGACCTGAGCCTGAAACTGGCCGTCACGGTCGCCGCCCAGGTGATCGGGTTAAACGCGAGCCGGCTGCCGGGCATGGAAAAACGCATCGAGGCGTTCGTGACGGGAGATGTCGACGGTGCCCCTGGCGCGGCCATGAAATCCTCGCCTCTGCGCCAGGCGCGCATGGGCACGAACGTGGCGCTGTTCTTCACGCTGGATGTCAAACCGGCCATCGAGGCGCGGCGCAAATCAGCGCAGGACGACCTGATCAGCTACCTGCTGGAACGCGAGTACAGTGACCAGGACATCCTCACGGAATGCATCACCTACGCCACGGCGGGCATGATCACCACCCGCGAATTCATCACGCTGGCCGCCTACCAGATGCTGCGGCACCCCGAGCTGCGCGCCGAGTACCTGCACAGCACCGAGAAGGAGCGCCACGCCATCCTGCATGAGATCCTGCGCCTCGACCCGGTGGTCGGCACGCTGTACCGCCGCGCCGAACAGGACGTGGAAGTGGCGGGCCAGCATTACCCCAGCGGCACCACTTTCGCCCTGAACGTCCAGACCGCCAACGCCGACCCCGGCATCGTGGGCGAGGACGCCGAGCAGCTGTGCCCCCACCGCCCCCTGCCGCGGGGTGTGCAGGCCCAGGGGCTGTCTTTCGGCGACGGCCCACACCGCTGCCCCGGCGCTTTTCTGGCCATCAAGGAAAGCGACGTGTTCCTGCGGCGACTGCTGATCTGGCGCGACCTGGAGATCTTGCGCCACCCCGACATCGGGTACAACGAACTGGTGAAGGGCTACGAACTGCGCCGCTTGCGTGTGCGTCTGGGGCAGGCAGGAGCGGGTCGAGCCTGACGCTGCGCGGGTTTCACACTTCCGGGCGGAACCATGACCAGCCGGTTCCGCTGTAGGGCCCTGCTGGAACGCCCGCGCGGACGAGCCCGGCGCTGAACACCCGCAATGATCCCACAGCCCGCTTTCTAAGCTGCGGGCATGTGCCGAACAATGAGAAGACGCAGGCCGCCAGGGGCAGGAGAAAGTGGCTCTGCACTGGATCTACCGGATAGGCCTACCGGACGCCGGAGCGGCAGATCTGACCGCTCCGGCGTTCTTGTCCCGGCGAGGGAGAAGCTTGCCGTCTGTTCCCTCCCCTTGCCGTCGGGTTGCCCGGTGATTTCATTACCCGGACTCCCCTGTGAGTGCTCAAGGCGCTGCTGCCCGTGCGCGATCCTGCCCCCCCTGCATATTTCGCCATCTGGGCTGAGGAATTGATGGGCGATACGCCACCTCAAATCGTCTGCCACGGATTTCATAGGCCAGCTTATGGTTCATCTGGCTGACAGTCGCTCACTCACCCACTGAGCGAAGGTTTGCAGTCCTCCAGGTTCCCAGTTCACCGTCCCCGTTCCCCGGTAGGCTGCCAGCGCCTGCTGCACCATGGGAACGATGTCCTCCGGCACTTCGCCCAAGGCCCACTCCCCGCCCTCCCTTTTTGAAAGAACCTGTCCATTGCTCAGATAGGCCAGGGTACGGCAGGCATTGAGGATGGCGTACTCGGGCATATCAGTGATCCTGGCCAGGGCCTCACGAACATCCGACACGACCGAAGCCAGATGATCACCGGGTGGAATCGGCGGCAACACCTCTTGCGCGGCTGGCCCCCAGAGGGCGATCCCTCTTGCCCTGGTCACGGTGACATGACCTGCCAGATCATGATCGGTGGCTCCAGCAGGCCAGAGTGTCCAGACGCCTGTCTTCAGAACCTCCGTCACGGCTGTGCGCCAGTCTTCACTGTAATGAAACTCGAAGGGGGCTGGATGCGTCCAGGGAGTGAGGGACTCGGCATTCAGGACGCTCAATTCCAATGGATAAGGCTGTTGAGACAGCCGCAACAGCAGGCGACCAAGCGCCGCTTTGGAGGCCGTGGAGAGGGACGAGCCGACGATGACGAGCACGTCCAGATCGCTGCGGGCGGGGTTGAAACTGCCCAGGGCCAGCGAACCGTGCAGATAAATCCCGATCAACTGCTGACCGAGCAGATGGCGCAGCTCGGAAACCAGGAGACCGAGCTGCTGGCCTGCTGAATTGGGAAAGGGAAGATGCCTGGCTGGTAACATCGCCGCTTCAGTATGGCGGTGCATGACCCCATAAAGCTGAGCGGCAAAGCGTCCCGGTCACCCTTCCGGTCATAGAGCTCCGTGCAGTTCAGGGTGAGGTTCCGCGGCGGGTTTCATCGCGGAACTTTCCTCCGACATCTCACGCCTCAGTCGTTTCAGTCGAAGTGCAGGTCGGTGGCGCTCGACACGAGCTGATAACGGTAAAGCTGCGCTCCTTGTGCGTCGCGTTCACTTTGAATGAGGTGCCAGTGGCCGGGCAGGACGCCGCTGTACTCGCGCGGGTCGAGGGGCGCGGGCGTGCTCGCGGTACAGCGCAGCGTGATGGCCTGGCTGCTGCGGGCGGCGACCTCGCAGATGTTCCCGACGCCCACCGACAGAGGCAGGCTGGTCGCCAGGGCGGAACCGAGAAGCAGCGTGCTCAGGAGTGGCAGGAGGCGCATACCGGCAGCCTAAGCGCCGGCCCCTTTCACGACTCTGACCCTCCGGGGTGGGCCGGCC
The genomic region above belongs to Deinococcus fonticola and contains:
- a CDS encoding MarR family winged helix-turn-helix transcriptional regulator — its product is MTDIDPAHPPAQSPTQLLRLPLSIQLLEALWLLWQSLASEGEAALQHDLKLDLRSFIVLSHLQEHAYQPAELAGQLMLKRYEMSRLLGSLEQKGLIMRTASTPGDRRRVTVTLTPSGRQAWQTGLQTAEQVTRQYLAHLTPSEVQALIGSLHAITPPTGECS
- a CDS encoding cytochrome P450; amino-acid sequence: MTSSAPKVPGTPGCPFHAGAAPTASLTRRPAADDALEPVPTFNGVRDILKDPELKQAGFLAGLVQQSAGQQGHAPVLYLQGDEHTEMRRATAKYFTPTAVNAYQPMIARLADDLIGELVRKGEVNLDDLSLKLAVTVAAQVIGLNASRLPGMEKRIEAFVTGDVDGAPGAAMKSSPLRQARMGTNVALFFTLDVKPAIEARRKSAQDDLISYLLEREYSDQDILTECITYATAGMITTREFITLAAYQMLRHPELRAEYLHSTEKERHAILHEILRLDPVVGTLYRRAEQDVEVAGQHYPSGTTFALNVQTANADPGIVGEDAEQLCPHRPLPRGVQAQGLSFGDGPHRCPGAFLAIKESDVFLRRLLIWRDLEILRHPDIGYNELVKGYELRRLRVRLGQAGAGRA
- a CDS encoding aminoglycoside adenylyltransferase domain-containing protein → MHRHTEAAMLPARHLPFPNSAGQQLGLLVSELRHLLGQQLIGIYLHGSLALGSFNPARSDLDVLVIVGSSLSTASKAALGRLLLRLSQQPYPLELSVLNAESLTPWTHPAPFEFHYSEDWRTAVTEVLKTGVWTLWPAGATDHDLAGHVTVTRARGIALWGPAAQEVLPPIPPGDHLASVVSDVREALARITDMPEYAILNACRTLAYLSNGQVLSKREGGEWALGEVPEDIVPMVQQALAAYRGTGTVNWEPGGLQTFAQWVSERLSAR